One region of Haladaptatus cibarius D43 genomic DNA includes:
- a CDS encoding FxsA family protein: protein MWKRLLALLLLIPLADSLFLVFVATQLLSWQLTVALVVLTALLGMLLVRAEGRHTIRKIQADLQHGDIPTNRIIDGGFLLIAGAFLLTPGLITDSLGFLLAFPVTRAVFRKVAKKWIITPYIDKQTGGFASGNVYTFGFPNPGNTSGGASSSGSSTGNNSDTYRVDSDAYDIDFEDDSDSKRNP from the coding sequence ATGTGGAAACGGTTGCTGGCGCTGTTGCTGTTGATTCCGTTAGCCGATTCGTTGTTCCTCGTCTTCGTTGCGACCCAGTTGCTAAGTTGGCAACTCACCGTCGCGCTCGTCGTGCTGACCGCCCTGCTCGGAATGCTTCTCGTGCGCGCGGAAGGAAGACATACGATTCGAAAGATTCAGGCAGACCTCCAGCACGGGGACATCCCCACCAATCGCATCATCGACGGGGGATTCTTGCTCATCGCGGGTGCCTTCCTGCTCACACCCGGACTGATTACCGACTCGCTCGGGTTCCTGCTAGCGTTCCCCGTGACGCGCGCTGTGTTCCGAAAGGTCGCAAAGAAGTGGATAATCACGCCCTACATCGACAAACAGACCGGCGGGTTCGCTTCGGGCAACGTCTACACGTTCGGTTTCCCGAACCCCGGAAATACGAGCGGCGGAGCGAGCAGTTCGGGCAGTTCGACTGGCAACAACAGCGACACCTATCGAGTGGATTCCGACGCCTACGACATCGACTTCGAGGACGACTCCGATTCGAAAAGAAACCCTTAA